The genomic interval ATCGACAGCACGCTGGCCCAAGAAATGATCACTGGGCCCAGTGTAAGATTGCCATCAACCGGAGCAGGCAACAAATAGTTGCCAAACCCCCAAATTATCCCTGCAACCGCCCTGAGCGCGATACCCAATGCCAGCGTCAGGATAAAGACAGTGAACACCGGCTGGCCCGTCAGGCGCCGCACCACAAGCGCTTCGACGCCGTAGCCGAATGCGCCCATGAAGGCCAATGTCAACATGGCACCCAGCCAGTAGGGCATCCCCATCAGCACGATGAACTGATACCCGACAAATGCACCCAGCATCATGAATTCGCCTTGGGCAAAATTCACCTGCTCAGTCGCCTTATACACAAGCACCAGACCAATCGCGATCAGGCTATAAAGGCACCCTTGTGACAGGCCGACCACAAAAAGCTGCATCGCATCGGCAAAAGACAAGGCAGTCACGCGTTGTTCCCCCAGTGTTCAAGGATTTCATCAAGGCTGATTTCTCCCGCATCTCCGGTCGTCGGTGTGTCGGGTTGTGTTCGCGAGAATCGCGGTGCGGGGGCCGGCATCTCGATGCCACCTACTGTGACAAAGCTGCCCCGGGCGCGATTATGAGCATGATCCGATGCGTCAGCCAGAGAAACCACAGGTGCGAAACACGCGTCGCTGCCTTCCAGAATATCGCACCATTCCTGTTGGGTCGCAGTCAGGAATATCTCCGTAAGCGCGTCCATCATTCCGGCCTGCGCGTTGGGTGCGTATTGATCGGCAAAGCGCGGATCGTCTGTGAGGCCCAGAAGTGCCAGAAGTTCGGCAAAAAATTGTGGTTCGAGACATCCGACGGAGACATATTTGCCATCGCCTGTTTTATAACAGCGATACCAGGCGACGCCGCCATTGATAAAATCACCGGACCGCCTGTCGGTCCACGCGCCACCGGCGGCCAAGCCGTGCTGCATAGTCATCAGCAGGTTAACCCCATCCGTCATCGCCGCGTCGACCACTTGGCCTTGTCCTGTCGCGCGCGCATGGGTCAGCGCCGCGAGTATCCCAAGGTTCAGCATCATTGCACCACCGCCCTGATCCGCGATCAGGTTCATGGGTGGGGGGGGCGGGCGGTCTGCTTCGCCCAAACCCCAGATCGCACCGGTGATCGCGGCGTAATTCATGTCGTGTCCCGCTGCATGTGCAAGCGGCCCGTCCTGTCCCCATCCGGTCAACCGACCATAGACCAGCGCCGGATTGCGCGCATGAACCTGATCCGGCCCAAACCCAAGCTTCTCCATTTTACCGGGTCTGAACCCTTCGATCAGGACCTCGGCACGTTCGATCAACTGCCAAAGCCGGTCGACATCACCGTTCTGTGTCAGATCAAGTGTCAAGCTGCGACGAGAGCGGTTGAGCAGGTTGTATTTCGCATCAATCGGTAGGGGAAACGTCTGACCCGGCCGCGCAATGCGCACCACTTCAGCGCCTAGATCAGCCAGATGCATCGCAGCAAACGGCGCAGGGCCAAGACCCGCCATTTCAACAATGCGTACACCTTTGAGGGGACCTGAGCGTTGCAACATCGCCCTATCTCGCCTGCAGGCGCGTGGCAGCATCGAGCCGCACGGTTTCGCCGTTCATATATGAATTCTCAATCAGAAAGGCGCAGCAATGAGCGAATTCTTCCATCCGGCCGACACGCTTGGGCGCTTCGACAGAGGCTTCGAGGTTTGCGATCACGTTCTCGGGCAGCGACATGACCATCGGCGTGCCGAACAGGCCGGGTGCAATCGCGTTGACGCGAATGCCCTTGGCACCCAGTTCGCGCGCGGCAGGCAGGTTAAGGCCCATCACCCCCGCCTTTGACGACGAATAAGCCGGCTGGCCGATTTGCCCTTCCATCGCAGCACCAGAGGAGACGTTGACAACAACACCGCGCTCTTCGCCGTTTTCGGGTTCATTCAACAACATCCTCTGAACAGCTTTGCTCATTACGTTGAATGTGCCGACGAGATTGATATCAACCGTGCGGCGGAATGTGTCGAGCGACGCGGCCTTGCCGTCACGGTCGATCACTTTCATCGGGCTGACGACCCCGGCACAGTTGATGCACCCATGCAGCGCACCGAATTTTGAAACCACGGCGTCAATTGCCGCGTCCACGCCTTCATCGTCGGTCACATCGACGTTGCAGAACATTGCGTTCGAAGCACCCAGTTCCTTGACCAGCGCATCGCCAGCGTCCTGCGACATATCGAAAATACCAATCTTGGCACCGCGTGCTCGCAGATATTTCGCCGTCGCCGCGCCAAGACCCGATGCCCCGCCGGTGATGATGATTGTCTTGCCTTCGATTTCCATGACCGCTCCTATTTGAATGCCTGCACGCCGGTAAGTACCCGTGCGATCAGCAATTTTTGTATTTCTGTAGTCCCGTCCGGGATCGGCCCGATAATGGCCTCGCGCGCCAGCCGTTCGACGATAAAATCGGTGGTGACACCGTTGCCACCGTGGATCTGCACTGCTTGGCGCGTTGCGTTCACTGCGATTTCCGTGCCGTACCATTTGGCCATTGCACATTCCTTGTCGCAGCGTTCGCCGCGGTCGATCATGCCAGCGGCACGGAAGGTCAAAAGCCGCGCAGCATCAATCTCTGTGGCCATTACGGCGATCTTGTCTGCGATGAGCTGGTGACCCGCTATCTGCTTGCCGTGCTGGCTGCGTTCCTGCGCATATCTGATCGACTCTTCCAACGCGCGCCGTGCCAGGGAAATTCCCCACATGGCCATGTGAACGCGCGCCCGTTCAAACACCACAAGCGTTTGCTGCAAGCCGCGGCCGACCTCGCCTATCGTGTTTGCAATCGGCACACGCACGTCATCAAGAAAGATCTGTGCCGTGGATTGTGCGTTCAGACCCATTTTTTTGATGTCGCGGGTTTCATAGCCATGCTCTTTGCGATCCACTAGAATATGGGTCAGGCCCTCATCGGTGGCGCAGGTGCATATCAGGAAATCCGAAAAGCGACCATTGGTGATCCAGGTCTTTTCGCCATTGATCACCCAGTCATCGCCGTCCCGCCGCGCTCGGGTTTTGACCGCGGCCACATCGGACCCGACATTTGGTTCCGATATGCCCATCGACGCGGTAATTTCACCGGCAAGCAACGGACCGATATATTTTTCGCGAATCTCATCCGACCCGAGCTTCAACAGAATCTCACCTGCCACCACGTTGATCAGAATGGGCAGCGCGATTTCTATTGCAGTAACACCAACCTCTTCGAACAGCATCAGGTGGGTGGTCCAATCCAGCCCCATACCGCCCGCTTCTTCGGGATGCGGGGCCGATGTCAGACCGAACTCGGCAAGTCGCGTCATGAAACCCTGAATGACTTCTTTCTCGAACGGCGCATCCTTAACCTTCAGGTATTCCGGTTCGATCTGGTCATCCAGAAACCGGCGCAAGGAATCGCAAGCCATTATCTGCTCTTCGGTTTTGAACATCTTTCGCTCCTAGCGCCCGAGAATAAGGATGGAGGCCACGGCCTCTTCGATACCTATCAAACCGCCGCCATTTTCCGCGATGGCGATCCGCGCACCTTCGACCTGTCGCGGTCCACATTCACCGCGCAGTTGCGCTACCAGTTCGTAAACTTGGCCCAACCCAGTCGCGCCAATCGGGTGGCCTTTGCATTCTAGCCCGCCCGACGGGTTCACCGGCACCCGCCCGCCGATGGAGGTGTCACCGCGCTCGGACGCAGCACCCCCTTCGCCAAATGGGAACAGCCCAAGGTTTTCGATCTGGATCAACTCACCCACCGCTGTTGCGTCATGCACTTCGGCAACTGATACGTCTTGGGGACCGATACCGGCGATTTCATATGCCCGCCGTGCCGCAATCGCGGTCAGGTGTTTCTCATAATCCTCCGGCGCGCGGTTTGATCCGGTCTGGATCACGCTGGCGCGCACTTCGATGGCACGATCCCGGCTGATCCCGAACTTTTTCAATCCGGCCTCGGTCATCAGAACCGCAGCGGCACCGCCATCGCTCATCGGGGCGCACATTGGCAAGGTCAAAGGATAA from Paracoccus albus carries:
- a CDS encoding branched-chain amino acid ABC transporter permease translates to MTALSFADAMQLFVVGLSQGCLYSLIAIGLVLVYKATEQVNFAQGEFMMLGAFVGYQFIVLMGMPYWLGAMLTLAFMGAFGYGVEALVVRRLTGQPVFTVFILTLALGIALRAVAGIIWGFGNYLLPAPVDGNLTLGPVIISWASVLSIVVTAVVASALYLFFRYARQGIAMQALSLNQLAAFYMGIPVKRLTSSIWAMSAIFGGIAGLLLGPMTLVSTQMGFIGFKAFAGAIVGGFGSIPGAVIGCLLIGVTEPFFDIMFPTLKGIGAYLIMFLVLLIRPQGLLAQIYAKKV
- a CDS encoding CaiB/BaiF CoA transferase family protein codes for the protein MLPRACRRDRAMLQRSGPLKGVRIVEMAGLGPAPFAAMHLADLGAEVVRIARPGQTFPLPIDAKYNLLNRSRRSLTLDLTQNGDVDRLWQLIERAEVLIEGFRPGKMEKLGFGPDQVHARNPALVYGRLTGWGQDGPLAHAAGHDMNYAAITGAIWGLGEADRPPPPPMNLIADQGGGAMMLNLGILAALTHARATGQGQVVDAAMTDGVNLLMTMQHGLAAGGAWTDRRSGDFINGGVAWYRCYKTGDGKYVSVGCLEPQFFAELLALLGLTDDPRFADQYAPNAQAGMMDALTEIFLTATQQEWCDILEGSDACFAPVVSLADASDHAHNRARGSFVTVGGIEMPAPAPRFSRTQPDTPTTGDAGEISLDEILEHWGNNA
- a CDS encoding SDR family NAD(P)-dependent oxidoreductase, whose amino-acid sequence is MEIEGKTIIITGGASGLGAATAKYLRARGAKIGIFDMSQDAGDALVKELGASNAMFCNVDVTDDEGVDAAIDAVVSKFGALHGCINCAGVVSPMKVIDRDGKAASLDTFRRTVDINLVGTFNVMSKAVQRMLLNEPENGEERGVVVNVSSGAAMEGQIGQPAYSSSKAGVMGLNLPAARELGAKGIRVNAIAPGLFGTPMVMSLPENVIANLEASVEAPKRVGRMEEFAHCCAFLIENSYMNGETVRLDAATRLQAR
- a CDS encoding acyl-CoA dehydrogenase family protein, with translation MFKTEEQIMACDSLRRFLDDQIEPEYLKVKDAPFEKEVIQGFMTRLAEFGLTSAPHPEEAGGMGLDWTTHLMLFEEVGVTAIEIALPILINVVAGEILLKLGSDEIREKYIGPLLAGEITASMGISEPNVGSDVAAVKTRARRDGDDWVINGEKTWITNGRFSDFLICTCATDEGLTHILVDRKEHGYETRDIKKMGLNAQSTAQIFLDDVRVPIANTIGEVGRGLQQTLVVFERARVHMAMWGISLARRALEESIRYAQERSQHGKQIAGHQLIADKIAVMATEIDAARLLTFRAAGMIDRGERCDKECAMAKWYGTEIAVNATRQAVQIHGGNGVTTDFIVERLAREAIIGPIPDGTTEIQKLLIARVLTGVQAFK